The Humulus lupulus chromosome 7, drHumLupu1.1, whole genome shotgun sequence region GATGATGTAGCGATGGTCCAATTTTTCTATGATTTCTATAGTAAAAATGATGTTCTCGCGATGCTATTACGATGCTTCTTCAGCGATGCTCTTGCGATTCTGTAGTGATTCAAATGCATTGTTGTGACGATGCAAATGCGATGCTCTGCGCTAAAATTTGACGAAAATTTTGGTGATGCATAACTTTTTGCTTAGATGTtagttttagtttattttttttaatcatagTATTTTTTTTCGAGATTTACACCTTTAGAATGTTTATAGCCTTAAAATTTTGATGTAGAACACAAAAAATTAATTATGGGTACTTCAATGGTTATGGGTTTATCTGTTCTCTTTGTTTTTTAGATTATCGTGAGTAGAGAGGATaagaaatgagagaaagagatGGTTAGTGAGAGAGAGCATACCACCATGGggaggaggtggtggtggtgtttgtaacgccctggttaccccaaaacagttacggtgaacagtgaaccagaaatttgactcgctacccgagtcctttggttaaaaacgtgatctaggtaccgttaacaggttaaggtgaaaaaccaataaaaaagaaatggtacatttcattaagtagataaactgctcatgagccttttaaaatgtttacaagtagttcgtaatacaaaagagtcgctacagtttcaaatttacaatccccgccggcctaagcggcaaaaatagggtaaacccctagtccctctgagaactctttgaccgtggcagtcaagcggccatgtatgtacatcacatcgtcCAAGccctccactcaaggctggccaaatttttccttccctttacctgcaccacatagcacccatgagccaaggaccagcaagaaaacacaatgaagcatgatataatatcaacaacgatcataataaccattcaggactatgagtccaacaaataggtgacaatatccaaaagtcacagtaatgagcatcgcttcctctagccatgtgacgatagggtcaccagggcttaactgataggtgattctttcataagttcgttcaggacaggtgcatggtgattggtcaccaacataaccttcctcacgactctagagtcgaaactatggacaacgtcccttagccatgtgacaaacggtcaccggggtcatataccttggctatagtcatctggtcgtagaccaggcaagcgcttataagttcttcgaccttagggtcggtcccgcattaatgccatagagccattcaatgcgtgatcatcgactttagagtcggtccctgactagtcagtgacccaaacaggtaatcagcgttcgctagcatttaacatgcaatccatgtccacataaatcaaccaacatgcctcaatatcaaaccgtgcgtgtcatatacctatacagggtgcaactgtattcatacactgttttcttacctctggttcgagtgagaactattatatgaacgacccctgagaacgatcaacctttaaaatctttgacggtcacctggtcgtaaccaaattatagaatttatcaacaaaaatgataaccgagggttcccaaaccaaaacccagcccccgagacctcaaacactacccaaccgggtactagatccaaccccgaggcctatggtttgaatccccaagctaaaaaccacatttttagcaaaattggccttaaggaccgcggcccccctctgctgcgccgcggcgcgcccccaaacagagaggctccccatctgccagacgccaagggccgcggcgctcagcccagaatggctaagtcggccacacgaaccagttttttcCCCTGCGCTtcttcctctcaaaccagcccctcAACCATCATAAAACCccttccaaacacacaattaaatcCTCAAACAACTCCTTTAGCttactcacatcaaaccccaatcaaactaacaccaaaaccccctttgattctcacttcccacatcaaaatccatgattaaaaactaaaacgaaaacagagtaccagctgtgttatatgaccaaaactcaccttgaaactagctttaaacctcccacacaagctaacacaagtgctccaacccagcctttCAATTTCCTTAGCTTGATTtcccaccaagaactcaaaactctcaaagagaagtgaagaagatgaagcaaagagaaggtacgggaagagaaggGAATTGCCTCTGCttttactctgtttattctacagctttccaagccacttaagtcacatatatcctcccaaaaagaccaaaatacccttgtatcatcctaagccttttaaaccaactcaagggcaaaattggtacattccactaaacccgttaatcataattaacgcttcccaattcccgctaacctcaatatccacaaacaccaataattcacatcccgttatcctaaaatccccggtaacgctataatcattaacaacaccccgagactcaccccgagccccgagctcaaacctgttatgaccaaaccgataaatcatgtttaaagatcgtctcatgtcggaatactcgaaccaatccacattataatgtggtctcacaatatatcattaacgcacatgcaaatatataattatactctcaacggccaaattaccaaaataccccctgtaaacaaatgtggactcacatgcacgcatttaacatcatattataatataattctcataaacatgcataaacacatttaatggcataattaagcagttatggccctcccggcctactaatccagccattaaccataatagggaatccagggcattacaatgttGCTGCCAtggtagagagagaaagtgatacgATGGCAATAGAAGAAGAAAGATAGGACAACATATTAGAGAGAAATATGTTTTTTGTTTAATGAAAAAACAATATGGTCTAATTTTTTCTAAATGGGCTATTTTTGGGATGAACTATAATTTTGATAATAAATCTGGTAGGTCATCCTTTGCCACTAAATATGTTACTcaaacaaaatacaaattttttaaCACAGTACGTTCTATAATGAAACTTGTCACATATCGTATTGTTAGAATATTTGGTTTGCATTAAACATCATAACACATCAAAAAAGTTATGTTTTTTCTTCCAGTCTTGTCTACCATTTCGCCAGATGAGTTTGCGTTTATTTCTGGTTTCTTTTAAGTTAGATGACAGTTGTAAAACCCCCTATAAATAAGTCTTATTATCTCAGTTGTTCAGGAGGGATAAGAGTACAGATTTCATTTGTAACAATAGGAGCTATTTtcagaaagagaaagagaaagaactTGAGAGAAAAACACTTGGGTCTTGGGTGAGAGATTTCTTTGTACATGGTCAAGTGTACTTGGGGTTTTGCTTGGGTTCAAGGCATTGTAATCCATTAAGTGTAGAAGTTCTCTAGTGGTGACAAATTGTAATCTTCATTGTTGTTTCATAGTGCAGAGAAGAACATCTCAAGAAGAGTTCAAAGAGGATGTAGGCTCAAGTTATTTGGGCTGAAtctctataattcttggtgttcattttattgtttttcttgctGATTTTTCTATTGAAATTTGTGCATGTTGTGTCTATTGGTTTGTTGATTTTGTGCATGTTGTGTCTATTGgtttgttgattttgtgtttgtaaATAAAACTGGTGTGAGGAAGGTGAATTCCCTAACAGCGTATGTACATGaaacattttattttttaaaaattgaaaaTGGAGAACTGGTACTGTATTATGCTCTATCTATAAAAAACAGTGCTTTGTATCAAACTTGTTATAATTCCGATAGAACATTtcattataataatttatatattgttattatttattaaGACGGTAAAAATACATTAATAATTCCAATAGAACATTtcattataataatttatatgtTGTTATTATTTATTAAGACGATATAGTACCGATCAACAATATAATTTGTTTTTCGTCTTTTGGGAGGACATATTCCTCAATTCTATATACTTTGATAAAAGCCTACAAACCTTATATTTGTAATTATCTTTTGACTTTCGTATTTCAATtaaactatattattataatcctCTATAATTTATAAAGCAATGTCTTAAGAAATGGGACATGAACTCCCCTCATCACAAACCTTGACACAACTAtgtaaagtttttatttttattttttttaatttatattattttggggTGTAAAGAAAGGTATGGTGAGAGATATTAATGGCCACCAAAACACAAAAACACATGTATAACACTTTTCAAGTCAACCAGAACATGGTCTCCACAAGTACAAAAGCGTTAACTCGTACAAAAGCATAAAATAGATCCAACTCATTTACCAAATATACTATTTTTCCTCTTATTCAAGACATTCAGAAGAGTTTGGGTTCTTCAACCTCAAAAGCACTCGGGAAACAGTTATATCCATTACAGGAGGCAATTCAACCTTGAAGACCGATAATACCTACACAAGCAAAAAGATGAGCACAAAAGAACCATAAGAAGTTACATTTGGGCTACAATTAAATGACACTGTTAACTTACCGCAAGCAACTCTGCCACCGGCATTTCCAGTGGTCTTGCTTAGCTCATGTCCTCCTGAGAATTGAAAAAGATGTCATATCGAGTTAGATCAGAAGTTTCAATGAAAGCAGAAAATTTACCACCAAAAGTGGCTGCCATGTATAGATGAATTAAGAAAATTGCTATGAAGGTTTAAACAATTAAGAAGGCTGAGTATTTGAGAGGAGGCACTAGGGGGATTATTACCCTTTCCCAAGTCATCAGGATCAGCATGAACGACAACAGCACGGCCGATGATGGAGTTTGACCCACAAAGAGGAATCTATGAACAGATTATAAACTTTTAGAAAAGGAGTCATGGTTATGATATGAAGCATCAGAAAACTAAACCCTTGAAAGAAAAAGGAACAAGAACAAACTTACTTGTTTGTCAATAATTGTGAAAGTAGCGGTTCCTGAAACAAAGAAGCATATGAATGTGTTATTATACATTCAGAAAACAACTTCGCAACAAGATATGTACTCAAATGCCCAATTGCTATTCTCATGCCATCTATAAAGTGCATAAGCAGTCTATCGAAGCCATGACATAAAATAAACACCAAAAGAACTACACATCAAAAGACTTGCTTACCATCATCACCAACAGTGATGTTTCCAAGGTCACCAGCATGACGGTGCGCATCTTCAGGGGCGCCATGATCTTTACCAGCTGGATTGAAGTGTGGACCTACAAGAAACTCAACAATAAGATCGCTAAACAAGATAAAGTGTGGCAGCATAGTTAAATTCTAATTTCAACATATCCCAACACTGTTATTATAAAGGATCAAAGATTGCAGATGCTGGACTGTACCAGTCGACATGCAACCGTTTGTGGTATCCCCAAGAGCATGGACATGGAAACCATGAAGGCCAGGCTTAAGGCCCGAAACATTCCCGGTCACAGTTGTTGGCCCTGAAAAAAGAATTGCATATTAGAAATCACTCTAAACACTACATTGGCTATTGACATTCCATATAATTAAGTAAACTATTGTAGTTACCATCTCCTTCTTGAGCAAAGAGGATAGTTCCCTTGACACCCTCGCTAGAGTTAAGAACAGCAACTCCCTTCACCATTGTTCTATGTGATCTAAACACAATAGCTAATTAGAAAAACCCAGAATAAGAAATCTTATGTAAGATCAAtccaatcattttttttttcattttatatacTGTAATCTTCATATTTTTGGATAGTGTTAAACAATGCCCTTTCATATTAGAATAATAGATCTTAGGAACTTCTACAAGCATAAACAAAGTAAATGAAATCAAATAGAAAATCAAATCTTCAAAACACTACTGGTTTGACTGTATCACTACAAACACTCAAATACCCCTAAAGTGTAAATCTTAGGAAATACCGAAAATGGGTTTCTAAACAGACTCTAGTATTAGCTGAATTCACTCCATTCAGGCATATACAGATGAAACATCTtgagaaatgaaagaaaaaacatTTTTTTACTCAATGTTTTCTTCAACGGTCGCTCTACAAACTAGTCAAATAAACAATCAGACCCAATTAAAGGAAATATAAAATTACAGCCATAAAAATTTTCAACTCATCTTAAGCAAGAACAGATGCGATCTACGACTAATCATTATCTTCAAAAATCagctcaaataaataaaaaaataaaatacattcgTGGATAATCTTTAAGTTTGGGTTCATCACTAGACTGTATAAGAATACAAAAACAATTCAActttaaagaaaaaatagattCTTAGCTGCGTAACTCATACACAAATCAGATTAAAAAACCAAAACCCACATCCAAAAACGCAAAGTCTACATGATCAGTAAGCAAAGAAGGATGAAGCTCACCTCAGAACACCCCtaaagaagataaaaaaaaattgggtttatAGAATCTAAAGGTTCTGATGCAGATGGGTTTATGAATGAAGCTGTGTGAGACAAGAGAGAGTGATTGAATTGAGAGGGGTTATAGGCAAGTCCTATGGTTCTAGAGTTTACTTTTCCACCTACCCACACTCCTGAGGGCATTATTGTCATTACATACTCATGGCGTAGTGGTTTAGACAGGATATGGTAGAACATTTCTGTGATACCAACTGGGTTGTTGTAGCCAATTTAGGCCCAAAGTTAAAGCACAACcaagtttttatttatttctttttttttgggTGGGTAAACCTctattatttttgtaaaatattattttggtagTCTGgatttataatttataataatatttatttgatatttgatattttgaaaatatatatttgatattttgtattttgaaattatttgatattttaaattcaaatttaaataataaaattttactaatttaatcaatATGATTTTAATTATGTGAactccaaattcaaatttaattacatataacttgtGAGAGTATGATcatattgataattttttttttatcaaatatgagtctagggtactaaatatgtaacgtcctggctaccccagaacagttacggagaacggtgaaccggaactttgactcgctacccgagtcatttggctaaaaacgtgttctaagtgttattatcaggttaaggtagaaaaccagtaaaaggaaagggtacatttcattaagtaaataaactgctcatgagccttttaaaatgtttacaagtagttcaagttacaaaagagtcgctacagtttcaatttacaaactccgccggcctaagcggcaaaaatagggtaaacccctagtccctctgagaactccttgaccgtggcagtcaagcggccctgtatgtacattacatcgcccaagctctccactcaaggctggccaagcttttcctttcctttacctgcaccacatagcacccatgagccaaggcccagcaagaaaacataatagaaCATGATGTAATaccaacaacgatcataataatcatcaaggactatcagtccaacaaataggtgacaatagccaaaagtcacagtaatgagcatcgctccttctagccatgtgacgatagggtcaccagggcttaactgataagtgatttctttcataagcatgttcaggacaggtgcatggtgattggtcaccaacataaccttcctcacgactctagagtcgaaactatggacaacgtcccttagccacgtgacaaacggtcaccggggtcatataccttggctatagtcatctggttgtagaccaggcaagcgcttgtaagtttcttcgaccttaggtcggtctcgcattaatgccatagagccactcaatgcgtaatcatcgactttagagtcggtccctgactagtcagtgtcttaaacaggtgattagcaatcattagcatttgatatgcaatccacgttcatatataacaaacaacatgcctcaatatcaaaccatgcatgtcatatacctgtacagggtgcaactgtgtccatacactgttttcttacctcaagttcgagcgagaagtatgataaagacgacccctgagaacgatcggtcttttagttccttagcggttacctaatcacaaccaattataacctacattaatgagaatccacaataatagggtcttaacctaagcaccaccctcgagacctcgaaacatgcccacacggtgagtagaatcgatcccgggccttaaggattgaaaccccaagtcaaaaacccctaaaaacactcaaaacgaggtttggaaggaacagggtagcgctacagcgctcaacccctagcgctacagcgctatactcagaaccgcccaagtgccagaaacctccctgaggagcgctatagcgccctagggtgggcgctgtagcgctacctccagcccagaacacccctgaatcgaccttcttcatctccttcgattctaactcgattcccaagcttccaaagcctattcttgattccaaatgaacccaaaaaccatcccaacacatcccaaacatcacaagcatgggaaccctagccaaaactcccaacaaaacccatgaattcaccctaaacatttcagctgcaaaacaaaactaaaacagagcaaaccagagaaactatggttagaaacttacccaaagcttggcttatgatggccttcacTAGTGGAACATACTCCCaatctcccaaggcttgcttcccaagctagaatcctcaaagttggttcaaaaatcacaaagaacagTGAAGAGAAAAAGGTACGGGAGGACTCTTTTTACATACTCTGttttccaacattttcttcagccaacaaaggttatatctatcctaggggtgaaatgaccattttacccctaggtcatttaatggtttctaaagactcccaagggcatttttggtactttccccctaactcgttaatcataattaacgctctccaattcccgttattctcaataatctcaaacaccaataattcacatcccgctACCCTTTATctcctggtaacgctctaatcatcaaaatcaccccgagactcaaaccaagtcccgacacttaaacccgctgtgattaaaccgctaatcaataatctacgatcgtctcatgtcgaacagctcgaacaaacccacatcataatgtggtctcaacatatatcaccgacatgcatacaattaacattatattataatataattctcataaacgtacataaacacgtttaacagcataattaagcaattatggccctcccggcctactaatccaaccgttaaaccatattagggaatctggggcattacaaaatatgtatgattttaaaatataaggtactatataagcattattaaaaaaaaaatactaaaatgatactttataaaaatatagagtaccaaatatgtaaattttttttttaattctttatttGGAAAGTAACAATCCATAGATGCCTGAATTCGTCAAGTTTCGAATTTGTCTACTTATGTTATGTTTGGCCAGAGATTTCaagatttatattttttttaatgaagagATTTCAAGATTTGATTGCCATTTTTTCAAACATAAAAGGATAAGTAAATTTGACTCTCAAAATGGCTAGAGTTGTATGATAAAATGTCAAATTAGGGGGGCATataatatcattaaaaaaaaatagataatgtTGCCTTTGGTCTATAGATTTTGATGGTTACTCCTATTTTGagtttcttatatattttttatatatattcctTTTTGTTACTCAATTAGAAAAATAATTCGACTACTTTTTAATATGAAAAGataaattatattatgatataaacCTTAACAAATGAGACCcgtgcctttttttttttttcttcaagagTTGACTATTGGCATTGTTTACTAAATTTCAACAAgaacaatgataataataatgaaaataaattaataaaaattggaATACTTGAGCCAAATGGTCTAATGAGAAAATACAGTCAAAATTTAAGCATAAAAACTTCCCCAACTACAAGTTATATTGGCAATTGGGATAAGGCAAGGGGAAGTGAAAGTGCAGGGATGAATCCACCTCATTATTATGCTCAGTCAAGTCAAATCCATATCACATTCTTTATTTTCTCATCCTCTCTTTCCAAtacatttataaattataattatatttgcaGTTGGATAAAACAGGGATGTAAATGTCATTAATTGGCAGCCccaccccaaaaaaaaaaaaattgcaagctTAGGCTGtgttggtaaaatttttgttgttgtttggtaatacttaaattttttttatttaattaattacaaatttgacaattaaacataaaattgataactctatttttatttattatttttaaaaattttaaataaaattcattaaattttaaaaataattttttttaaaccattttttactttttcttttttttttcttcttcaaatcaacaaaTTATTTTATAtcgttaaacaaaaaataaaaataaaagttatcaaacacatttattattttttatttttaaaaacaaaaaacaaaaatagttaccaaatatatttttattgtttaaaaataaagaaactaaaataaaaataatatttccattttttgtgtttaaaaaatttaaaaacaaaaattttaccaaacataaCCTTTGTTTTTGAATCTTTTAAACACAAAAGTggaaatattgttttatttttgtttctttatttttaaaaagtaaaaatatgtttggtaactatttttgtttttaaaaataaaaaataataaagatttttgataacttttatttatttttttgtttaacaatttgaggtgttgatttgaagaaaagaagaaaaaaaaaagaaaggaaatgttGAAAACtgttttaaaaaattttgaaaatgaaaaaattctattttcaaaatttaataaattttaattaaaattaaaaaaaaaaaaataataatagagttaccaaacacattttatgtttaattgtcaaatttttaattaattaaataaaaaactattttttaagtattaccaaacaacaccttaataaattgtgtatattatatggaCTACAAAAAGAAAATGGATTGTTTGGTTGTATTAGAAATCATATTTACTTTATTGTCTAACTTTACGGGGTATTTTTTTCTTATCTTTGTCGTAATTTTAATATTGCGGCTCATAGATTGACTAAGCATGCCCTTAGGCTAGACAGTGAACTTTTTTAGATGAAAGAAATCTCTCCTTATATCTGTACTTATGAACATTAATCTTTATCGAATTCAGTATTccttagcaaaaaaaaaaatatatacagaCTTTGAATTTTGAGGTTGGGATCCAGCTCAAGTTCTTTGGGAGACTCTTCCCATAATTGGGTCTCAATGCCTAACTTTCTTAGTTCCATAAGCCTACGCACAACTGTAACAAGTAACCAAATAAATTGAGAAAATTGGTGTTATATGTAACCGAATATCAAATTTGGATTAGATCTCTAGTCATTTAACTCAAGGATATTGTAATCACATAAAGTAAGGCAAATTCAAGTCATGAGAAACTAGAGTTGTACCATCAACAACATCTTGAGAAGTTGGTGGCAATTACCGTTGTAAACGTTCTTCTGCTATATCTGGTTCCACTCCAAAATAATATGATTCCATCCAATAAAACCGCACACATATATATAGTAAGGATAAATAGGATAAAAAGAGTGAAACTTCATGTAATATTAGAATGATAACACTGTATTTTGGGTGGTAATTACTATTtgtattaacataattaattgtgttattaaaaCAAATGAATTGCTTGGTAAAATAGCTTGAAAATGAATACAAATATGTAAACTTTTAGTTGGATAGTTACTGCAGCCTGCAATAAGAACAATGTTCATGTAAAATTTTCATTATAAATTTTCTATAACTAAAAAGATTGTCTACTCTATGTTGTTTTATGAAAAACGTGTAAACAAACCATATCCATACTTAATTTGAGTATTTTATACACAAATTATGGTAACAAAAGTACTTATATGAACATTGTGGGTTTGACTTAGCGGTGAGACTTCTTGCTTTGTACTAAGAGGTTGAAAGTTCAAGCTTGATTTAGACTAAtctttttgtaaatatgtatatatgtatgtatttgtTTTTTATGGAGGTGGTATTGTCTCCCAAAATGGTAGTACTGTTGTGGTTTTTGCTCCTCTCATAATAAGGTCTGTCACTCTTTCCTCATGGGTGTTCTTGGTGGGCTATATCGAGTTGAGAATTGTAAATAGAATTGAGATCATTATCATGTTTTGTACTACAATATATACACCATTTTACAAATGTAatgaatttaaagaaaaaaagtcTTCTTATACAAACCTCTCTTTGCTGCAATGCAGGCTCCTCCCACTCATTTATTGTCGTTTTCCCGTTTTAATGTCGTGTTATTTAACTCTGGTCGTTTGATTTTTCGTCGTTTTCTCGTGTTGCTCTCGGTTTATTCATTTATTGTCGTTTTCTTGTACTGATGTAGTTTTAATTTATCGTCGTTTTCTTGTGATGTTGtcgttttttaatttattatcgTTTTCTAATTTTACTGTCGTTTTATTTGTTTTTCGTCGTTTTTTATTGTATTATCGTTTTTTATTATGTTATCGTTTTATCGTGTTGTTGTCGTTTTTAAGTATGCTGTCGTTTTTTTTCTTCCGTTtattgttgttttataatttattGCCGTGTTTCCAATATATTGTCGTTTTAAAAGATGTTTTTTTCATATCCTCAAAGACCCAcgaccaaaaaatttaaaaatatttgatttattaGTAAAATTAAAAGCAGATtaaattttccttaaaaagaaaaaaaaacagattaaataaatttaattaaaacaaaa contains the following coding sequences:
- the LOC133790817 gene encoding superoxide dismutase [Cu-Zn], with product MVKGVAVLNSSEGVKGTILFAQEGDGPTTVTGNVSGLKPGLHGFHVHALGDTTNGCMSTGPHFNPAGKDHGAPEDAHRHAGDLGNITVGDDGTATFTIIDKQIPLCGSNSIIGRAVVVHADPDDLGKGGHELSKTTGNAGGRVACGIIGLQG